One window of the Niallia circulans genome contains the following:
- a CDS encoding PTS lactose/cellobiose transporter subunit IIA encodes MGIIIYGGNARSCAMRAIVEAKNAHFEEAEKLMEEAREELNKAHRIQTDLIQAEARGESSEVSLLMVHAQDHLMNAMTVRDLSIEIIELTKKTINL; translated from the coding sequence ATGGGAATTATCATTTACGGAGGAAATGCTAGAAGTTGTGCCATGAGGGCAATAGTAGAAGCTAAAAATGCCCATTTTGAAGAAGCAGAAAAATTAATGGAAGAAGCAAGGGAAGAGTTAAATAAAGCCCATAGAATCCAAACAGATTTAATTCAAGCAGAGGCAAGAGGAGAAAGCTCAGAGGTATCTTTGTTAATGGTTCATGCACAGGATCACTTAATGAATGCCATGACAGTTAGAGACTTATCAATTGAAATTATTGAACTAACTAAGAAAACGATAAACTTATAG
- a CDS encoding PTS sugar transporter subunit IIB: MKKILLVCAAGMSTSLLVRKMEQAAKEKNEEIIICATGQGEVKKNIRDTDILLLGPQVSYKEDSFIKEYGGVKGIPVKVINTVDYGMMDGKKVLEWALSLINK; this comes from the coding sequence ATGAAAAAAATCTTACTCGTCTGCGCAGCAGGAATGTCAACAAGCTTGCTTGTTAGAAAAATGGAACAAGCAGCTAAAGAAAAAAACGAAGAAATAATAATTTGTGCAACGGGACAAGGGGAGGTGAAAAAAAATATTAGAGATACTGATATTTTACTTTTAGGCCCCCAAGTCTCCTATAAAGAAGATAGTTTTATAAAAGAATATGGTGGTGTGAAAGGAATTCCTGTAAAAGTAATTAATACAGTAGACTATGGAATGATGGATGGAAAAAAAGTTTTAGAGTGGGCTTTAAGTCTGATTAATAAATAG
- a CDS encoding PTS sugar transporter subunit IIB, translated as MRKIILLCSAGMSTSILTRNMRQEAEKMNYKCTIDAYALSEAVNVANDADFILLGPQVRYQLNTIVQKFQHCPVEAINATDYGMVNGKKIMEYVKNVLGD; from the coding sequence ATGAGAAAAATAATTTTACTATGTTCTGCAGGTATGTCAACAAGCATTTTAACTAGAAATATGCGACAAGAAGCAGAAAAAATGAATTATAAATGTACGATTGATGCATATGCATTGTCAGAAGCGGTTAATGTTGCAAACGATGCAGATTTTATCTTACTTGGTCCTCAAGTTCGTTATCAGCTTAATACTATCGTTCAAAAGTTTCAACACTGTCCAGTTGAAGCTATTAATGCGACTGATTATGGAATGGTTAATGGAAAGAAAATCATGGAATATGTCAAAAATGTGTTAGGAGATTAG
- a CDS encoding PTS sugar transporter subunit IIC — protein sequence MNNLEKILGPASNWINNNRIIQSISKGLMSLMSVLILGSFATIFQNLPIEAYQSFLTTSGLGGIFTTLSNITINLLALYAAFSIAYTYVGNFSDYDSFTGGLLGLLAFLLVTPLTTTGEGFMAITNLPLEWLGAKGIFVAMFCAIVSSIIYIKLSDKGLIVKLPDSVPEFVAKSFNGIIPSVLIGILFGTITLGLSHTEFENFHNAVYTLIGSPLSVIGTSIWAGIIIYVLTGLCWFLGIHGIAVVSVIMPVWIAADAENMAAVAAGQVGPNIITYNWINAVSSPGGAGATIGLVICVLLFAKSSRYKIFGKVATIPSLFNINEPVVFGFPMMLNPILFIPFVFTPVLFIIIGYILTSMGILPMPTGAGGPGGTPLIIQGLMMGGWKYAVFQLIATIVSTLIYFPFFKVLDKKAVEEEMKSNDVKISV from the coding sequence ATGAATAATTTAGAAAAAATACTTGGTCCTGCTTCTAACTGGATAAATAATAATAGAATTATCCAATCCATTTCTAAAGGCTTAATGAGCTTAATGAGTGTTTTGATATTAGGATCATTTGCAACTATATTTCAAAATTTACCTATTGAAGCATATCAATCATTTTTAACTACGAGTGGTTTAGGAGGAATTTTCACGACCTTATCAAATATTACTATTAATCTTCTTGCATTGTATGCTGCATTTAGTATCGCATATACTTATGTAGGTAATTTTTCGGATTATGACTCATTTACAGGAGGATTACTGGGATTATTAGCTTTTTTATTAGTAACACCATTAACCACGACTGGTGAAGGATTTATGGCTATAACAAATTTACCTTTAGAATGGTTGGGAGCAAAGGGAATTTTTGTAGCTATGTTTTGTGCAATAGTGTCCTCCATTATTTATATAAAATTATCAGATAAAGGCTTAATCGTAAAATTGCCAGACAGTGTTCCAGAATTTGTTGCAAAGTCGTTTAATGGCATTATACCTTCTGTTCTCATTGGTATCCTTTTTGGAACGATAACACTAGGACTTTCACATACTGAGTTTGAGAACTTTCATAATGCAGTTTATACTTTAATCGGTTCACCATTAAGTGTAATCGGTACAAGTATATGGGCTGGTATTATCATTTATGTGTTGACTGGGTTATGCTGGTTCTTAGGAATTCATGGCATTGCTGTTGTATCTGTCATAATGCCAGTTTGGATAGCAGCAGATGCCGAGAATATGGCAGCGGTTGCAGCAGGGCAGGTAGGACCTAATATTATCACATACAATTGGATTAATGCAGTTTCCTCCCCAGGTGGTGCAGGAGCTACAATCGGCTTAGTAATTTGTGTATTATTGTTTGCAAAATCGTCTCGTTATAAAATATTTGGTAAGGTTGCAACTATACCATCTCTTTTCAATATTAATGAACCTGTTGTTTTTGGATTTCCGATGATGTTAAACCCAATTTTATTCATACCGTTTGTATTTACCCCTGTTTTATTCATTATAATTGGGTATATACTTACCTCCATGGGAATTTTACCAATGCCTACCGGTGCAGGCGGTCCTGGAGGAACTCCGCTTATTATTCAAGGATTAATGATGGGTGGATGGAAATATGCAGTTTTTCAGTTGATTGCTACAATCGTGTCTACTTTAATTTACTTTCCATTCTTTAAGGTATTGGATAAAAAGGCGGTAGAGGAAGAAATGAAAAGTAATGATGTAAAAATTTCTGTTTGA
- a CDS encoding glycosylhydrolase-like jelly roll fold domain-containing protein has protein sequence MKRVKEVLDNKNDNYILPFFWLHGEDNDILRDYVKKIYESGIKAFIVESRPHPDFLGESWWENMDTLMEEAKKLGMKVWLLDDSHFPTGYANGRVKNDYPQYIKKYLKIHQLDFVGPLEDATILVNRGNTKQLFSKEKEYIPDKLLKIIAAKRTGNSSFDSTSFIDITNFEINGILNWSIPEGQWRIFVLMETIDGGEPQTEGYLNPLESQATQILIDEVYQPHYKRYQSEFGKTFAGFFSDEPRFGNMHGAEGSIGRKEMVYPWREGMLEEFFLDDYVFLPLLEPIESDGKEKEVRLKYMDIVSKEYSNNFTGVLAEWCQKRNVEYIGHLIEDNNSHARLGYGAGHFFRAIKPQDMSGIDVVLNQIMPGMDKNINKSITKMGWDGEFFHYGLAKMGASLGQLDRKKGGRTICEVFGAYGWAEGLSLMKFIVDHMLVRGVNHFIPHAFSPKTFPDPDCPPHFYANGHDPEFRYMYILNNYINRISHLFNGGKHIAKVGILYHAEAEWLGNYMLFQEPARVLMQHQIDFDIIPIDYVMESKITNNEFLINNNEFHTLIIPYAESLPLSFMEKVEAMSKNGINIYFVNNYPLYSEKNQRLDESFFSGTNKVNLESLGEELKIKGTELIVSEYQPYLRYYHYEHIDGNLYMFFNEDPYQEINTVAELNSEKVLLKYDGFNNELLSYDQFNKEGKKQIPIQLQPNESLILVDSNKFEGMITKNVNQLEGKETILQLKWKVEFCTALEYPTFGNLQELNNLININKLPGLENFSGNFKYTSTFNSIDLTGDRFILDLGIVNEIAEVKLNGELVGIKICTPYSFEITDYLQKGINHLEIVVVDNLGKKEQDFFSQFIPMKPSGLLGPVKVIEYKGNYS, from the coding sequence ATGAAGAGAGTGAAAGAGGTATTAGATAATAAAAATGATAATTACATATTACCTTTTTTTTGGCTTCACGGAGAAGATAATGACATTTTAAGAGATTATGTAAAAAAAATATATGAATCAGGGATTAAAGCATTCATTGTTGAATCTAGGCCACATCCTGATTTTCTTGGTGAGAGTTGGTGGGAAAACATGGATACACTGATGGAAGAAGCGAAAAAGCTGGGAATGAAGGTTTGGTTATTAGATGATTCTCATTTTCCTACAGGATATGCGAATGGAAGAGTGAAAAATGATTATCCTCAATATATAAAAAAATATTTAAAAATCCATCAGTTAGACTTTGTAGGACCATTAGAGGATGCCACTATATTAGTTAATCGTGGCAATACAAAACAGTTATTTTCAAAAGAGAAAGAATATATACCTGATAAGCTACTAAAAATAATAGCTGCAAAGAGAACAGGTAATAGTAGTTTTGATTCCACCAGTTTTATTGATATCACGAACTTTGAAATTAATGGAATTTTAAATTGGAGTATACCTGAGGGTCAATGGCGCATTTTTGTGTTGATGGAAACAATAGATGGGGGAGAGCCGCAAACAGAAGGGTATTTAAACCCATTGGAATCACAAGCTACTCAAATATTAATTGATGAGGTTTATCAACCTCATTACAAACGCTATCAATCAGAATTTGGCAAAACGTTTGCAGGTTTTTTTTCGGATGAACCGAGATTTGGTAACATGCATGGAGCGGAAGGATCTATTGGAAGAAAGGAGATGGTCTATCCTTGGAGAGAAGGTATGTTAGAAGAATTTTTCTTAGATGATTATGTATTTCTACCTTTACTGGAACCAATTGAGTCTGATGGTAAAGAAAAAGAAGTTCGGTTGAAGTATATGGATATTGTTTCTAAAGAATATAGTAATAATTTTACAGGAGTATTAGCGGAATGGTGTCAGAAAAGAAATGTGGAATATATTGGTCATTTAATAGAAGATAATAATTCACATGCACGACTAGGATATGGAGCTGGACACTTTTTTCGTGCGATTAAACCACAAGATATGTCTGGAATTGATGTTGTTCTTAATCAAATAATGCCAGGAATGGATAAAAATATTAATAAGTCCATAACAAAAATGGGGTGGGATGGTGAATTCTTTCATTATGGTCTAGCTAAAATGGGAGCCTCACTTGGTCAGCTTGATAGAAAAAAAGGGGGCAGAACGATATGTGAAGTGTTTGGAGCATATGGCTGGGCGGAAGGACTTTCATTAATGAAGTTTATTGTCGATCACATGCTAGTTAGAGGAGTTAATCACTTTATACCTCATGCATTTAGTCCTAAAACATTTCCTGATCCCGATTGTCCACCACATTTTTATGCTAATGGACATGATCCAGAATTTAGATATATGTATATTTTAAATAATTATATAAATAGGATAAGTCATTTGTTTAATGGTGGGAAACATATTGCGAAAGTAGGTATTCTTTATCATGCGGAAGCTGAGTGGCTTGGTAACTATATGCTGTTTCAAGAACCTGCTCGTGTATTGATGCAACATCAAATAGATTTTGACATTATTCCAATTGATTATGTTATGGAGAGTAAAATTACGAATAACGAATTCCTTATTAACAATAACGAATTTCATACATTGATTATTCCCTATGCAGAATCGTTACCTTTATCATTTATGGAGAAAGTAGAAGCGATGTCTAAGAATGGAATAAATATATATTTTGTAAATAATTATCCATTATATAGCGAAAAAAACCAAAGGTTGGATGAAAGCTTTTTTAGTGGAACCAATAAGGTTAATTTAGAATCATTAGGAGAGGAATTGAAAATAAAAGGAACGGAACTGATAGTTAGTGAATACCAACCGTACTTAAGATATTACCATTATGAGCATATAGATGGGAACCTTTATATGTTTTTTAATGAAGATCCTTATCAAGAAATCAATACAGTAGCTGAACTTAATTCGGAGAAAGTACTCTTAAAATATGATGGATTTAATAACGAGTTATTGTCATATGATCAATTTAATAAAGAAGGAAAAAAACAAATACCGATACAGTTACAACCTAATGAATCATTGATACTTGTAGATAGTAATAAGTTTGAGGGGATGATAACTAAAAATGTAAATCAATTGGAGGGAAAAGAGACTATCCTCCAATTAAAGTGGAAAGTTGAATTTTGTACCGCCTTAGAATACCCCACATTTGGTAATTTGCAGGAATTAAATAATTTGATTAATATAAATAAACTTCCTGGTTTGGAAAATTTTTCAGGTAATTTTAAGTATACTTCTACATTTAATAGTATCGATCTAACAGGTGATAGATTTATATTAGATTTAGGAATAGTAAATGAAATTGCTGAGGTAAAACTGAATGGAGAATTGGTTGGAATAAAAATATGTACTCCATATAGTTTTGAAATAACGGATTATCTACAGAAAGGAATAAATCATTTAGAAATCGTAGTGGTGGATAATTTAGGGAAGAAAGAACAGGACTTTTTTTCTCAATTTATACCTATGAAGCCATCAGGTTTATTAGGGCCTGTAAAAGTGATTGAGTATAAAGGTAATTATAGTTAG
- a CDS encoding sporulation protein Cse60 produces MIQTKVISEKNKKFEKHLNKALKELENHEVMDIKFAVNNDPITEEGIYTAVILYKA; encoded by the coding sequence ATGATTCAAACAAAAGTTATTTCGGAGAAAAATAAAAAATTCGAGAAACATTTAAATAAAGCGTTAAAGGAATTGGAAAATCATGAAGTAATGGATATTAAGTTCGCTGTGAACAATGACCCTATAACAGAAGAGGGAATTTATACAGCCGTTATATTATATAAAGCATAA